The stretch of DNA GTGGGGGCCGGGGTGGTCACCAAGATCCTGGAGTGATCCCTGGGGGGAGGTGCGCCTTCCCCCTTTGAGGTGAGGCATGGCCAGCGAGGTTCGCATCAAGCTCCTTTTGGAGTGCACCGAGTGCAAGCGCCGCAACTACGCCACCGAGAAGAACAAGCGCAACACCACCGCTAAGCTGGAGCTCAAGAAGTACTGCCCCTGGTGCGATAAGCACACCCCGCACAAGGAAGTGAAGGTCTGATGTTGGCCCGCATCGTTCGCTACTTCCAGGAGGCCCGGGCGGAGCTCGCCCGGGTCACCTGGCCCGCGCGGGAGCAGGTGGTGGAGGGGACCCAAGCCATCCTGGTCTTCACCCTGGTGGCCATGGTGATTCTTGGCCTCTACGACACGGTCTTCCGCTTCCTAGTAGGGCTTTTGCGATGAGCATCGAATGGTACGCGGTCCACACCTACGTGGGGCAGGAGGAGAAGGCCAAGGCCAACCTGGAGAAGCGGATCAAGGCCTTTGGCATGGAAGACCGCATCTTCCAGGTTCTGATCCCCACGGAGGACGTGGTGGAACTTCGCGAGGGGGGCAAGAAGGAGGTCGTCAAGAAGAAGCTCTTCCCCGGCTACCTCTTTGTGCAGATGGACCTGGGGGACGAGGAGGAGCCCAACGAGGCCTGGGAGGTGGTACGGGGCACCCCGGGCATCACCGGCTTCGTGGGGGCGGGGCACAGGCCCGTCCCCCTCTCCCCCGACGAGGTCCGGCACATCCTGGAGGTGTCCGGCCTCCTGGGGAAGCGGGAGGCTCCCAAGGCCCAGGTGGCCTTCCGGGAAGGCGACCAGGTCCGGGTGGTTTCCGGCCCCTTCG from Thermus thermamylovorans encodes:
- the rpmG gene encoding 50S ribosomal protein L33, producing MASEVRIKLLLECTECKRRNYATEKNKRNTTAKLELKKYCPWCDKHTPHKEVKV
- the secE gene encoding preprotein translocase subunit SecE; translated protein: MLARIVRYFQEARAELARVTWPAREQVVEGTQAILVFTLVAMVILGLYDTVFRFLVGLLR
- the nusG gene encoding transcription termination/antitermination protein NusG; protein product: MSIEWYAVHTYVGQEEKAKANLEKRIKAFGMEDRIFQVLIPTEDVVELREGGKKEVVKKKLFPGYLFVQMDLGDEEEPNEAWEVVRGTPGITGFVGAGHRPVPLSPDEVRHILEVSGLLGKREAPKAQVAFREGDQVRVVSGPFADFTGTVTEINPEKGKVKVMVTIFGRETPVELDFSQVVKA